Sequence from the Flavobacteriales bacterium genome:
AAAGAATTTGGTGACTTTTTAAAGCAACGCTGCACAGGTTGTACGGCATTTATTTATGTGAGTGATCGTAAGCTACTCAAAAAGGTTGGATTAAAGCCTCAATGGAAAAATGATCTAAATAACGGTGGACTCGAAGGTGTATTAGGTAAAATTGATCTGTATTAGAAAATCGATATGAAAAAAGTATCTGATGTCAACTGGGATACGTGGAGTCCAAAAGAGACGGCTACGTTAATGTTTATTTTTAAGAATAAGAAAATCCTACTGATTCAT
This genomic interval carries:
- a CDS encoding class I SAM-dependent RNA methyltransferase, giving the protein KEFGDFLKQRCTGCTAFIYVSDRKLLKKVGLKPQWKNDLNNGGLEGVLGKIDLY